Proteins encoded by one window of Listeria cossartiae subsp. cossartiae:
- the essC gene encoding type VII secretion protein EssC codes for MNREALLIVSNGQQCHKHHLSPERVVTIGNTIEHEITYPELAETIEVKCSEGSWNAGATALQTNQAVNIDNLAFYLCQDLHTQVYDVVTNISVAFGAGTENDVTIDDTKSDFLLLRGAKEDLFKLQVLNGEIYHNFSLVTEDCTLEPGDQLYTDGVTITIGKEDISVQAVKNRVTSKLAPLFAADNSFGEDYPDYHRSPRIIYRAPEEKISMAKPSSKPSKPTDGLIKIILPPLIMVAITVMISIFQPRGLYIIMTIAMSAVTITMAIINYVKSRKKYKIDSKQRVESYDLYLKRKTKELHETSEKQRHALTYHYPDAVELEKMALRVDSRIYEKTMFHHDFLTFRVGRGDEASSFSVEFQQEEFSQEKDELVEEAVKIKGQYLSINEVPVATDLMHGPVGYIGPRRLVLEQLQMLVMQTSLFHSYYDLQFITIFPEEEKADWDWMRWLPHANMRDVNVRGFVYHERSRDQVLNSLYQILKERKQALTEQASKQEKLYFTPHYVVLITDEKLVLDHTVMEFFNEDPSELGVSLVFVQDVMESLPEHVKTVVDIRDAKSGNIILEQGDLVNRAFVPDHLPADFDKEVISRALAPLNHLQNLKNSIPESVTFLEMYGVERVEELNIAGRWAKNETYKSLAVPLGLRGKDDIVQLNLHEKAHGPHGLVAGTTGSGKSEIIQSYIISLGVNFHPYEVAFLLIDYKGGGMANLFKNMPHLLGTITNLDGAQSMRALASIKAELQKRQRLFGEHDVNHINQYQKLYKQGKATEPMPHLFLISDEFAELKSEQPEFMKELVSTARIGRSLGIHLILATQKPSGVVDDQIWSNSKFKLALKVQNASDSNEILKTPDAAEITLPGRSYLQVGNNEIYELFQSAWSGADYVPDKESTDYIDTTIYAINDLGQYDILTEDLSGLDKKDDLTKLPSELDAVIDHIHAYTEASGIEALPRPWLPPLEERISLESISTVDFEANWQKEEKDLELTLGVLDQPQLQAQNVLHWNLEKNGHMAVFSSPGFGKSTFMQTAIFDLARKNTPEFFHAYLLDFGTNGLLSLKGLPHVADTFSIDETEKTLKLVRLLSREIKERKQLLSKFSVASLKMYEEISGDKKPIILLAIDNYDAIREVDEFVANLEPTIVQIAREGASLGIHLMITANNQNAMRLQLLSNIKTQIALHLNEKNEVSSIVGRSDYTIEELPGRGLIKIEEPTLFQMALPNNGAEAIEIIKNNQDEAEKMTEIWTGKKPHCIPMVPETLGFTHFTDHMETKKMLEMKSILPIGLEYEYASPVGVSLEQHNLAIIMPTVELVQQIITNSSHLLVKKELRELVIFDTPSMELMKLKELPLTYITNSERIEGKIDILYGAFKTAEQAYLEELQSNNTITKEEYFKNVPPIVVVTYSTVQLYNQLSSNAQKQLLEMLKSDGKMGVQFIIGNDLGSMAKEYSPIGDTIRNSKQVLLGARFADQAIYSPTIRIVQEKPLAPQELYLLLEGNAEKLKIPKG; via the coding sequence ATGAATAGAGAGGCTTTATTAATTGTTAGTAACGGGCAGCAATGTCATAAACACCATTTGTCCCCTGAAAGAGTCGTGACAATTGGTAATACAATCGAACACGAAATCACTTATCCGGAACTGGCAGAAACGATTGAAGTTAAGTGCAGTGAAGGATCTTGGAATGCTGGAGCAACTGCGCTTCAAACAAACCAAGCTGTGAACATAGACAATTTAGCATTTTACCTGTGCCAAGATTTGCACACGCAAGTATATGATGTCGTAACGAATATTTCTGTGGCATTTGGTGCCGGAACTGAAAATGATGTCACGATAGATGATACAAAATCGGACTTCTTACTTTTACGTGGTGCGAAGGAAGATCTGTTTAAACTACAAGTATTAAATGGCGAAATTTATCATAACTTTTCTTTAGTGACGGAAGATTGCACGTTAGAGCCGGGTGACCAGCTTTATACGGACGGTGTGACGATTACAATCGGAAAAGAAGATATTAGCGTGCAAGCTGTGAAAAATCGCGTGACGAGCAAATTAGCGCCTTTATTTGCTGCGGATAATTCGTTTGGCGAAGACTATCCAGATTACCACCGTTCACCGCGGATTATTTACCGTGCGCCAGAAGAAAAAATTAGCATGGCGAAACCGTCAAGCAAGCCCTCAAAACCAACAGATGGCTTAATTAAAATTATTTTACCACCACTAATTATGGTTGCGATTACGGTAATGATTTCCATTTTCCAACCGCGTGGGCTTTATATTATCATGACTATCGCAATGTCCGCTGTGACAATCACGATGGCGATTATTAACTACGTGAAATCACGCAAAAAATACAAAATCGACTCTAAACAACGAGTGGAAAGCTATGATTTATATTTAAAACGCAAAACAAAAGAACTACACGAAACAAGCGAAAAACAACGCCACGCCTTAACTTATCACTATCCAGATGCAGTGGAGCTTGAGAAAATGGCGCTACGAGTAGATTCACGTATTTATGAAAAAACAATGTTCCACCACGATTTCCTGACTTTCCGAGTTGGTCGCGGCGACGAAGCAAGTAGCTTTTCTGTAGAATTCCAACAAGAAGAGTTTAGCCAAGAAAAAGATGAACTTGTCGAAGAAGCTGTGAAGATTAAAGGGCAATATTTATCTATCAATGAAGTTCCAGTAGCGACAGATTTAATGCACGGACCAGTTGGTTACATTGGGCCACGCCGTCTTGTATTAGAGCAACTTCAAATGTTAGTAATGCAAACTTCCCTTTTCCATAGTTATTACGATTTGCAATTTATTACCATTTTCCCAGAAGAAGAAAAAGCGGATTGGGACTGGATGCGCTGGTTGCCACATGCGAATATGCGTGATGTGAATGTGCGCGGTTTTGTTTACCATGAACGTTCGCGTGACCAAGTGTTGAACTCGCTTTATCAAATTTTAAAAGAACGGAAACAAGCGCTCACTGAACAAGCGAGCAAACAAGAAAAATTATACTTTACGCCACATTATGTGGTTTTAATTACCGACGAAAAATTAGTACTCGATCACACGGTTATGGAATTCTTCAATGAAGATCCAAGCGAACTAGGTGTTTCTTTAGTGTTCGTACAGGACGTAATGGAGAGCTTGCCAGAACACGTGAAAACGGTCGTGGATATTCGTGATGCGAAGAGCGGGAACATTATTTTGGAACAAGGCGACCTTGTAAACCGCGCGTTCGTCCCAGACCATTTGCCAGCAGATTTTGACAAAGAAGTAATCAGCCGGGCTCTTGCGCCGCTAAACCATCTACAAAACTTAAAAAACTCGATCCCAGAATCCGTTACTTTCCTTGAAATGTACGGTGTGGAGCGCGTGGAAGAGCTAAATATTGCCGGACGCTGGGCAAAAAATGAAACCTATAAGAGTCTTGCTGTACCACTTGGCTTGCGCGGAAAAGACGATATCGTTCAACTGAATTTACATGAAAAAGCACACGGCCCGCATGGTTTGGTAGCCGGAACAACTGGTTCTGGTAAATCAGAAATCATTCAGTCTTATATCATTTCACTTGGCGTCAATTTCCACCCATATGAAGTCGCATTCTTGCTGATTGATTATAAAGGCGGCGGAATGGCGAACTTATTTAAAAATATGCCACATTTACTGGGAACAATTACAAACTTGGACGGCGCGCAATCGATGCGTGCACTAGCTTCCATCAAAGCCGAATTGCAGAAAAGGCAACGGTTATTTGGCGAGCATGATGTTAACCATATCAACCAATACCAAAAACTATACAAACAAGGAAAAGCGACCGAACCAATGCCGCATTTATTCCTTATTTCAGATGAGTTCGCCGAGTTGAAATCAGAACAACCAGAATTCATGAAAGAACTCGTTTCGACAGCACGTATCGGTCGTTCACTCGGAATCCATTTAATCCTAGCAACCCAAAAACCAAGCGGCGTCGTGGATGACCAAATCTGGTCCAACTCCAAATTCAAACTAGCCCTAAAAGTACAAAACGCCAGCGATTCAAACGAAATTTTGAAAACACCAGACGCAGCAGAAATCACACTACCAGGTCGTTCGTACTTGCAAGTTGGTAATAACGAGATTTACGAATTGTTCCAGAGCGCGTGGAGTGGTGCGGATTACGTGCCGGATAAGGAAAGCACGGACTATATTGATACGACGATTTATGCGATTAATGATTTGGGTCAGTATGATATTCTGACGGAGGATTTGAGTGGATTAGATAAGAAGGATGATTTGACGAAATTGCCGAGTGAGTTGGATGCGGTTATTGATCATATTCATGCGTATACGGAAGCTTCTGGGATTGAGGCGTTGCCGAGACCTTGGTTGCCGCCGCTTGAGGAACGTATCTCGCTAGAAAGCATTAGTACAGTTGATTTTGAAGCAAACTGGCAGAAAGAAGAAAAAGATTTAGAATTAACGTTAGGAGTGCTTGATCAACCTCAGTTACAAGCACAAAACGTTTTACATTGGAATCTAGAGAAAAATGGACATATGGCAGTATTTTCTAGCCCTGGTTTCGGGAAATCAACATTCATGCAAACTGCGATTTTTGATTTAGCTAGAAAAAACACACCAGAGTTTTTCCATGCATATCTATTAGATTTTGGCACAAATGGTTTGCTTTCGCTTAAAGGTTTACCGCATGTTGCAGATACATTTTCAATTGATGAAACAGAGAAAACGTTAAAATTAGTAAGACTCCTTAGCCGAGAAATTAAAGAGAGAAAACAGCTATTAAGTAAATTTAGTGTAGCTAGTTTGAAAATGTATGAAGAAATTAGTGGTGATAAGAAACCAATTATTCTACTAGCAATTGATAACTATGATGCGATTAGAGAAGTGGATGAATTTGTAGCAAATCTCGAACCAACAATTGTCCAAATAGCAAGAGAAGGGGCTAGCTTAGGAATCCATTTAATGATTACAGCTAATAACCAAAATGCTATGCGTCTACAGCTATTATCTAACATTAAAACGCAAATAGCTTTACACTTGAACGAGAAAAATGAAGTGAGCAGTATTGTAGGTAGAAGCGACTACACTATTGAAGAATTACCGGGGCGAGGGCTAATTAAGATAGAAGAACCTACATTGTTCCAAATGGCGCTTCCAAATAATGGAGCCGAAGCAATCGAAATAATCAAGAATAATCAAGATGAAGCAGAGAAAATGACTGAAATTTGGACAGGCAAAAAGCCACACTGTATACCAATGGTTCCAGAAACATTAGGTTTTACTCACTTTACCGACCACATGGAAACAAAGAAAATGCTTGAAATGAAATCGATACTACCAATCGGTTTAGAGTACGAGTATGCCAGTCCTGTGGGAGTATCATTAGAACAGCATAATCTAGCTATCATCATGCCAACTGTAGAATTGGTACAACAGATTATCACAAACAGTAGTCACTTACTTGTTAAAAAAGAATTAAGAGAGTTAGTTATTTTTGATACGCCTTCTATGGAATTAATGAAGTTAAAAGAATTACCACTCACTTACATTACAAACAGTGAGCGAATAGAGGGTAAAATTGACATTCTTTATGGAGCATTTAAAACAGCAGAACAAGCATATTTAGAAGAATTACAATCGAATAATACCATAACAAAAGAAGAATACTTCAAAAATGTGCCACCTATAGTAGTCGTTACCTACTCAACTGTTCAGCTATACAACCAACTATCATCAAACGCGCAAAAACAATTACTAGAGATGTTAAAATCAGATGGTAAAATGGGAGTACAATTCATTATAGGGAATGACTTAGGAAGCATGGCGAAAGAGTACAGTCCAATTGGAGATACTATTCGCAATTCCAAACAAGTTTTACTAGGTGCTCGATTTGCAGACCAAGCAATCTACAGCCCAACAATCAGAATTGTACAAGAAAAACCATTAGCTCCTCAAGAACTGTATCTACTGTTAGAAGGAAACGCAGAAAAGCTTAAGATTCCAAAGGGATAA
- the essB gene encoding type VII secretion protein EssB codes for MNKTTEMDGTAYDFTYEDLVWSITFPKSKTHAKELAQLELLEKPAAHFTPAKISSDSDSYTISYEIAERTYGFEQIRKMEREDKLRALRNIADLSELLNTRYTFFLHPDNLVFDINLVPNIVHRGIKNILPPYELTEEAFFKQYQCFVIAMFSKKFSFENLYNGSLTGARGTQFEKNILDAKTIQDIADILEEAYVKEHATVQKNMASVPKKKYGTFRGLAVGFIIVAILLAIPVTYFAFVKVPLQNDLLTANENFLKTDYDKVITGLENVDPEKMPQSVQYELAYAYVNGEKMSDKKKENIMNTISLKSDAKNLLYWIYNGRGEFKESLDIAKLLDDPTLAMYSLTKQIEQVQSDTKLSGDEKVEKLKALEESLKEYDEKVNEKTTTEDETTNTETK; via the coding sequence ATGAATAAGACAACAGAAATGGACGGAACAGCTTACGATTTTACTTATGAGGATTTGGTTTGGAGCATTACGTTCCCGAAATCTAAAACACATGCTAAAGAACTGGCACAACTAGAATTATTAGAAAAACCAGCAGCACATTTTACACCTGCGAAAATTTCGAGTGACAGCGATTCTTATACAATTTCTTATGAGATTGCCGAACGCACTTACGGATTTGAACAAATTCGAAAAATGGAACGCGAAGATAAGCTACGTGCGCTACGCAATATTGCCGATTTAAGCGAATTGCTAAATACACGTTATACATTCTTTTTACACCCAGATAATTTGGTTTTCGATATTAACCTAGTACCAAATATCGTTCATCGCGGTATTAAAAACATTTTACCGCCATACGAGTTAACCGAAGAAGCGTTTTTCAAACAATACCAATGCTTCGTTATTGCGATGTTTTCTAAGAAATTTTCTTTTGAAAACTTGTACAATGGCTCGCTTACAGGTGCGAGAGGGACGCAATTTGAGAAGAACATTTTGGATGCAAAAACGATTCAAGATATTGCCGATATTTTAGAAGAAGCTTACGTGAAAGAACATGCGACGGTTCAAAAAAATATGGCAAGTGTACCGAAGAAAAAATACGGCACTTTCCGCGGGTTGGCAGTCGGTTTTATTATCGTTGCGATTTTACTAGCAATTCCAGTAACTTATTTTGCTTTCGTTAAAGTACCACTGCAAAACGATTTACTGACAGCAAACGAGAATTTCTTAAAAACCGACTACGATAAAGTAATCACAGGTCTAGAAAACGTTGACCCAGAAAAAATGCCGCAATCCGTACAATACGAACTAGCATATGCTTACGTTAACGGCGAAAAAATGAGCGATAAAAAGAAAGAAAACATTATGAACACAATCAGCTTGAAATCCGATGCGAAAAACCTGCTTTACTGGATTTATAATGGTCGTGGTGAATTTAAAGAATCACTTGATATTGCCAAACTTTTAGATGATCCAACACTTGCGATGTACAGTTTAACCAAACAAATTGAACAAGTACAAAGTGATACAAAACTAAGCGGCGATGAAAAAGTAGAAAAACTAAAAGCGTTAGAAGAGAGCTTGAAAGAATACGATGAAAAAGTGAACGAAAAAACAACAACTGAAGACGAAACAACAAATACAGAAACAAAATAA
- a CDS encoding EsaB/YukD family protein: MAKNTHMNVTVDFTNWGAGKYDLRIPVHQPIKALIINLAETLKIEYKDLSKCTIKTTNKAILLSDDDKLTNFQIADGDILEIL; this comes from the coding sequence ATGGCTAAAAACACACATATGAATGTGACAGTTGATTTCACTAATTGGGGCGCAGGTAAGTATGACTTGCGAATCCCGGTGCATCAACCAATCAAAGCATTAATTATCAATTTGGCAGAAACACTCAAGATCGAGTATAAAGATTTGTCCAAATGTACGATAAAAACAACGAATAAAGCAATTCTACTAAGCGATGATGATAAATTAACTAATTTTCAAATTGCCGATGGAGACATTTTAGAAATTTTATAG
- the essA gene encoding type VII secretion protein EssA: protein MKFKIAAWLMLMCFAFAPSALAADSDSYLENSGKMDIKTDRLQKTEEEKTKELEQMEETELDKNGIPLFTAEMDEKIAKQKAAEKAEYDRIKDSLFEEEPTSGETVKKTKAKLFTGKYATTAVNTEVAATDTAETTVEDENKKTKQKTVGGAIAGTLVALAGGIYVAARNVFE, encoded by the coding sequence ATGAAATTTAAAATAGCGGCATGGCTGATGCTGATGTGTTTTGCTTTTGCTCCAAGTGCGCTCGCTGCGGATTCAGATAGTTATCTCGAAAACAGCGGAAAAATGGACATCAAAACAGACAGACTTCAAAAAACCGAAGAAGAAAAAACAAAAGAACTAGAGCAGATGGAAGAAACAGAGCTCGATAAAAACGGAATTCCACTTTTCACCGCCGAAATGGATGAAAAAATCGCCAAACAAAAAGCGGCAGAAAAAGCGGAATACGACCGGATTAAAGACTCGCTTTTTGAAGAGGAACCAACTTCTGGTGAGACAGTGAAAAAAACGAAAGCCAAATTGTTCACCGGAAAATACGCAACCACTGCTGTAAACACGGAAGTAGCTGCGACCGATACGGCAGAAACGACGGTAGAAGACGAAAATAAAAAGACCAAACAAAAAACAGTTGGCGGAGCAATTGCTGGGACGCTTGTTGCTTTAGCAGGCGGGATTTATGTGGCTGCGCGCAATGTTTTTGAATAG